A single Watersipora subatra chromosome 7, tzWatSuba1.1, whole genome shotgun sequence DNA region contains:
- the LOC137399946 gene encoding uncharacterized protein, with the protein MMRHNRKIYTLVVSVFALLTLFVFLPRSSKLYRTSTELLCQREECITSQPIYDPLKMLKRQTATKSSLIYLDLSDCSPKPEYLPGYKAHCWYETTDTKGCSSPSKNENGARFVCAANLHLVGVRKSGTTDFQKWMAHRSDIASKHRDIYMGKIKCPTEYFQHCFKEDSSIKNGYFACGPGNLVMSKKIEVNATHITLVSPMQYLGYMAMNTTKYFALLRNPTDRAISYLFHWHREKLIYTNMAHKEFTAEFVDRVIRDCLTKLKKCITDHDVTYCSYLTDGIDGDMNALLVHSLYVVYIQEAFRFIPTDQFLFVTTEEYSKKTANVTKTITEGFFELPDQLVKLPAAEKKIVNAGIKNPVLPSTQQLLDDFYEPYNQQLAQLLGDEKWLFSVTRT; encoded by the exons ATGATGAGACATAATCGGAAGATATATACTCTAGTTGTGAGTGTATTTGCACTGCTGACGCTGTTCGTTTTCCTTCCAAGGTCATCCAAG CTCTACAGAACTTCCACAGAATTACTTTGCCAGAGGGAAGAATGCATCACATCG CAGCCTATATATGATCCCCTAAAGATGTTGAAACGTCAAACGGCTACTAAAAGTTCA TTAATATACCTCGATCTGTCGGACTGCTCACCTAAACCAGAATATCTGCCTGGGTACAAAGCTCATTGTTGGTATGAGACGACAGATACCAAGGGGTGCAGTTCACCTTCCAAAAATGAAAACGGCGCTCG ATTTGTTTGTGCTGCCAACCTTCACCTAGTAGGAGTGAGAAAGAGTGGAACTACAGATTTTCAAAAATGGATGGCACACAGGAGTGACATAGCTTCAAAACACCGG GACATCTACATGGGGAAAATAAAATGTCCCACGGAATACTTCCAACACTGTTTTAAAGAAGATTCCTCTATAAAGAATGGTTATTTTGCATGTGGTCCAG GAAACTTGGTCATGAGCAAGAAGATTGAGGTGAATGCTACACACATAACATTAGTTTCCCCTATGCAGTACCTTGGTTATATGGCAATGAATACCACCAAGTACTTTGCTCTTCTGCGAAATCCTACTGATAG AGCTATATCTTATCTATTCCACTGGCACCGAGagaaattaatatatacaaacatggCTCATAAAGAGTTCACAGCTGAGTTTGTTGACAGAGTCATAAGAGACTGTCTCACTAAACTAAAGAAATGTATCACTGATCATGATGTGACCTACTGCTCATATCTTACTGATGGCATAGACGGAGATATGAAT GCACTGTTGGTGCACAGTTTATATGTTGTGTATATTCAAGAAGCCTTCAGATTTATACCTACAGACCAGTTCTTATTCGTCACTACTGAAGAGTACAGCAAGAAAACA gCAAATGTCACGAAGACAATAACGGAAGGATTTTTTGAGCTGCCAGACCAACTAGTGAAGTTACCGGCAGCAGAGAAGAAAATAGTAAATGCTGGTATTAAAAACCCAGTGTTACCATCTACTCAACAACTGTTAGATGATTTCTATGAACCGTATAATCAGCAGCTAGCACAGTTATTAGGTGATGAAAAATGGCTGTTTTCTGTTACACGAACCTAA
- the LOC137401156 gene encoding carbohydrate sulfotransferase 15-like, producing the protein MGVGSGRIMEDILAHSMYVVYIKEAFKFIPREQFMFRTSEEYNARTVDMIKQMDKEFFRIEFRPIPPVFMKKIKQTGKKNAVWNSTLAALDNFYRPYNEELAKLLQDDQWLFDSDRKYY; encoded by the exons GATATTTTGGCTCACAGCATGTATGTGGTTTACATCAAAGAGGCCTTCAAGTTTATACCTAGAGAGCAGTTTATGTTCAGGACGTCAGAGGAGTACAATGCCCGGACG GTTGACATGATAAAGCAGATGGATAAGGAGTTTTTTAGAATTGAATTCCGGCCTATTCCTCCAGTATTCATGAAGAAAATAAAGCAAACAGGGAAAAAGAATGCAGTTTGGAACTCGACTTTGGCAGCCCTAGATAACTTCTATAGACCTTACAATGAAGAGTTAGCAAAACTGCTTCAGGATGATCAATGGCTGTTTGATTCAGATCGAAAATACTATTGA